From a region of the Bacillus sp. (in: firmicutes) genome:
- the purD gene encoding phosphoribosylamine--glycine ligase gives MNVLVIGRGGREHAICKKLNESPNVDTVFCAPGNAGIGLDATLVPIEETAHEQLIQFAKEQHIELVIVGPENPLLEGIVNQFQQAGIRVFGPTKEAALIEGSKSFAKALMKKYNIPTAKYETFDHFEEAKNYIKQHGAPIVIKADGLAAGKGVVVAMTEEEAYKALEEMMIHGKFGDASTRVVIEEFLQGEEFSLMAFVHGEAVYPMVIAQDHKRAFDHDEGPNTGGMGAYSPVPHILESVVDAAINDILLPTAQALVKEGRPFTGILYAGLMNTADGPKVIEFNARFGDPETQVVLPRMKSDLVEVIMHVLENKPVTIEWEKQAVVGVVVAAKGYPGSYEKEFPLVGLEDISTTVDLFHAGTKKDVHDNWVANGGRLYLVAGKGTTIAEAQQKVYQELEKVAQDNVFFRRDIGNKGIMFGSFSNDGYIRTK, from the coding sequence ATGAACGTATTAGTCATTGGAAGAGGCGGCCGTGAGCATGCGATTTGTAAAAAATTAAACGAAAGTCCGAACGTCGACACGGTCTTTTGCGCGCCAGGAAATGCGGGAATTGGGCTTGATGCGACGTTAGTTCCGATTGAAGAAACAGCGCATGAACAGCTTATCCAATTTGCCAAAGAACAGCATATCGAGTTAGTCATCGTCGGTCCAGAAAATCCACTATTGGAGGGGATTGTTAACCAATTCCAACAAGCGGGTATCCGTGTTTTTGGTCCGACAAAAGAAGCCGCTCTCATTGAAGGTAGTAAGTCGTTTGCAAAAGCGTTAATGAAAAAATACAACATCCCGACGGCGAAGTATGAAACGTTTGACCACTTTGAAGAAGCAAAAAATTATATAAAACAACACGGTGCGCCGATTGTGATTAAAGCGGATGGACTTGCTGCCGGAAAAGGTGTCGTCGTGGCGATGACGGAAGAAGAAGCGTATAAAGCCTTAGAAGAAATGATGATTCATGGAAAATTTGGTGATGCCTCTACTCGCGTCGTTATCGAGGAGTTTTTACAAGGAGAAGAATTTTCCCTCATGGCATTTGTCCACGGAGAAGCGGTGTATCCAATGGTGATTGCCCAAGACCATAAACGAGCGTTTGATCACGATGAAGGTCCGAATACGGGAGGAATGGGTGCTTATTCTCCTGTCCCACACATTCTGGAATCGGTTGTGGACGCCGCCATAAATGATATTTTACTGCCAACGGCTCAAGCACTTGTTAAAGAAGGACGACCTTTTACAGGTATTTTGTATGCGGGGTTAATGAATACGGCGGATGGTCCAAAAGTTATCGAATTTAATGCTCGTTTCGGAGACCCAGAAACACAAGTGGTGTTACCGCGAATGAAATCCGATTTAGTGGAAGTCATCATGCATGTGTTAGAAAACAAGCCGGTCACCATCGAATGGGAGAAACAAGCAGTTGTTGGGGTTGTTGTCGCTGCAAAAGGATATCCTGGTTCATATGAAAAAGAATTTCCGCTGGTTGGATTAGAAGACATCTCCACAACCGTAGATTTGTTCCATGCAGGGACGAAAAAAGATGTACACGACAATTGGGTAGCCAACGGAGGACGTTTGTATTTAGTCGCTGGAAAAGGGACAACAATTGCTGAAGCTCAACAAAAGGTTTATCAAGAATTAGAAAAAGTTGCCCAAGATAACGTCTTTTTCCGCCGAGATATCGGCAACAAAGGGATTATGTTCGGTTCTTTCTCGAACGACGGATATATACGTACAAAATAG
- a CDS encoding phosphoribosylformylglycinamidine cyclo-ligase, whose protein sequence is MANAYKQAGVNIEAGYEAVSRIKKHVARTKRTGVIGALGGFGGLFDLSQLRYKEPVLVSGTDGVGTKLKLAFLLDRHDTIGIDCVAMCVNDIVVQGAEPLFFLDYLAVGEANPAKIEQIVKGVADGCEQAGCALIGGETAEMPGMYDKDEYDIAGFAVGACERSELIDGQSIQQGDMLIGLASSGIHSNGYSLVRKVFLNDHHYTLDKHVDELGTTLGDALLTPTKIYVKPILAVLKKFRIKGMAHITGGGFVENVPRMLPDGCGAQIEKRTWPVLPIFQLIEKYGQIPHDEMYNIFNMGIGMVLAVEEQEVDELLSFFYEQGEQAYVIGRVIEGNGVEIR, encoded by the coding sequence ATGGCAAACGCATATAAACAGGCCGGGGTAAATATTGAAGCGGGCTACGAAGCCGTTTCTCGCATAAAAAAGCATGTCGCTCGAACAAAACGAACAGGGGTTATCGGTGCGTTAGGCGGCTTTGGCGGGTTGTTTGATTTATCCCAACTTCGATATAAGGAGCCAGTGCTTGTTTCCGGTACCGACGGAGTAGGAACGAAGCTGAAACTCGCTTTCCTCCTAGACAGACACGATACGATCGGGATTGATTGTGTCGCAATGTGTGTCAACGACATTGTCGTACAAGGAGCGGAACCATTATTTTTCCTAGACTATTTAGCTGTAGGTGAAGCGAACCCTGCCAAAATTGAACAAATTGTTAAAGGAGTTGCGGATGGGTGTGAACAAGCAGGTTGTGCATTGATCGGTGGGGAAACAGCGGAGATGCCTGGCATGTATGATAAAGATGAATATGATATCGCGGGGTTTGCGGTCGGAGCTTGTGAGCGTTCGGAACTAATTGACGGTCAATCGATTCAACAGGGGGATATGTTAATCGGCCTAGCCTCTAGCGGTATTCATAGCAATGGGTACTCACTTGTACGGAAAGTATTTCTAAACGACCATCACTACACGCTTGATAAACATGTGGATGAACTAGGAACAACACTTGGGGATGCTTTGTTAACACCGACAAAAATTTATGTAAAGCCGATTTTAGCTGTGCTAAAGAAATTCCGGATTAAAGGGATGGCCCATATCACCGGGGGTGGCTTTGTTGAAAACGTTCCACGTATGTTGCCGGATGGGTGTGGAGCCCAGATTGAAAAAAGAACGTGGCCGGTGTTACCAATTTTCCAATTGATCGAAAAGTACGGACAAATTCCGCACGATGAAATGTACAACATTTTTAACATGGGGATTGGTATGGTGCTTGCCGTGGAAGAACAAGAGGTGGATGAACTTTTATCGTTCTTCTATGAACAAGGGGAGCAAGCATATGTGATTGGACGAGTCATCGAAGGTAATGGAGTAGAAATACGATAA
- a CDS encoding DUF3048 domain-containing protein has translation MWVKKMMATTVVATLLVGCSDEQEPTTVTTEPVEETEEQDTTNVEAVKQEVTYVYPLTGLPAKEEIAQRSIAVTINNHPKARPQTGLHKADIVYEVLAEGDVTRFLAIYQSEMPEKFGPVRSSRDYFIELAKGYDSIYIAHGYSPEARQMLESGYIDNMNGIQYDGTLFKRDSSRVAPHNSYITYDSIVKGATKLQFDLNRSPEALPYLTEEEVETLTGQPAPSVMVSYYKNPTFTSVYEYNQEMGKYTRISDGVLTADRETNEPVLIDNIFIIETDHKVVDNAGRRDINLFSGGNALLIREGVLEKVQWMNDEGRIVPVRNGQKVAFAPGKTWIHIVPSLIDFVSYETIETN, from the coding sequence ATGTGGGTGAAAAAAATGATGGCTACGACCGTAGTCGCTACGTTATTAGTCGGGTGTAGTGATGAACAAGAGCCGACAACGGTGACAACAGAGCCAGTAGAAGAAACCGAGGAGCAAGATACGACAAATGTTGAAGCCGTTAAACAAGAAGTGACCTATGTTTACCCTTTAACAGGGTTACCAGCAAAGGAAGAAATAGCGCAACGCTCCATTGCCGTGACGATTAACAATCATCCGAAAGCCAGGCCGCAAACAGGCTTACATAAAGCCGACATCGTCTACGAGGTATTAGCGGAAGGAGACGTAACTCGTTTTTTAGCCATTTACCAAAGCGAAATGCCGGAAAAATTTGGACCTGTCCGTAGCTCACGCGATTATTTCATTGAGCTGGCCAAAGGATACGACAGTATATATATTGCACACGGCTATAGCCCTGAAGCGCGTCAAATGCTCGAAAGTGGATACATCGACAACATGAATGGTATACAATACGATGGAACGCTTTTTAAACGTGACTCCTCACGAGTAGCACCGCACAATTCATACATTACGTATGACAGTATCGTCAAAGGAGCAACGAAATTACAATTCGATTTAAATCGCAGCCCAGAGGCTTTACCATATTTAACGGAAGAAGAAGTAGAGACACTAACTGGACAACCGGCTCCGTCTGTGATGGTTTCCTATTATAAAAACCCAACGTTTACGAGCGTGTATGAGTATAATCAAGAAATGGGAAAATATACGCGAATATCTGATGGGGTGTTAACAGCCGACCGAGAGACAAATGAACCGGTATTAATTGACAATATTTTTATTATCGAAACAGATCATAAAGTAGTTGACAATGCCGGCCGTCGTGATATTAACTTATTTTCGGGAGGAAATGCCCTTCTCATTCGCGAAGGGGTGTTAGAAAAAGTTCAATGGATGAACGATGAAGGACGAATTGTACCAGTACGTAACGGTCAAAAGGTGGCATTTGCCCCTGGTAAGACGTGGATTCATATCGTTCCATCATTAATAGACTTTGTATCGTATGAGACGATTGAAACCAATTAA
- a CDS encoding adenine deaminase, with protein sequence MPERQLKWKSKQIREQIEVIEGKKSPSLLLKNARFLHAKLKQWVNGHIWIYQDRIVYVGNELPSNLESTEVVDCQSYVLVPGYIEPHAHPFQLYNPQSLARYASQTGTTTLINDNLMLFLLSGKKKAFSLLEELKQLPVSMYWWCRFDPQTVLQEEDQVFNHHDIKSWLEHDLVLQGGELTGWPRLLAGDDLMLLWLQEAKRLRKRIEGHFPGASETTLAKMMLFGADADHEAMTGEDVWKRLMQGYTVSLRYSSIRPDLPKLLEEMKQYPIEDYSSIMFTTDGSTPIFYEQGLLDKMIAIAIEHGVDPMDAYLMASYNVARYYGIDHWYGMIATGRIAHINFLESEELPTPVHVLAKGHWVKRNGAPCGEWPDLEWQNIGLKELSLDWELSYDDLHFSMPFGIEMVNSVITKPYSISLDATGDELSMEHDESFLMLVDRHGKWHVNTLVKGFATSVSGFVSSYSNSGDLIILGKRKEDILLAFNRMKEMGGGIVLAEHGKIVHEISLPLGGVMSDQRMEEVIQQTKQLVKLLKERGYQHEDPIYNLLFFSSTHLPYIRVTPMGMYDVMKKTVLFPSIMR encoded by the coding sequence ATGCCAGAACGTCAACTGAAATGGAAATCGAAACAAATTCGTGAACAAATCGAAGTCATTGAAGGGAAAAAGTCCCCATCTTTATTGTTAAAAAATGCCCGTTTTTTACATGCAAAATTAAAGCAATGGGTGAATGGACATATTTGGATTTACCAGGATCGGATTGTGTATGTTGGGAACGAACTTCCAAGTAATTTGGAATCGACGGAGGTTGTCGATTGCCAATCGTACGTTTTAGTCCCGGGTTATATTGAGCCACATGCCCATCCGTTTCAGTTATATAATCCCCAATCGTTAGCCCGATATGCGTCGCAAACGGGGACAACGACCCTCATCAATGACAACTTAATGTTGTTTTTATTATCCGGAAAAAAGAAAGCGTTTTCTTTGTTAGAAGAATTAAAACAGTTACCAGTATCGATGTATTGGTGGTGCCGTTTTGACCCACAGACCGTTTTACAAGAAGAGGATCAAGTTTTTAATCACCATGACATCAAGTCTTGGCTTGAGCATGACCTTGTCCTTCAAGGGGGCGAGCTTACTGGTTGGCCACGCTTGTTGGCAGGTGACGACTTAATGCTTCTTTGGTTACAGGAAGCAAAACGTCTTCGAAAACGAATCGAAGGTCACTTTCCGGGTGCCTCTGAAACGACGTTAGCTAAAATGATGCTGTTCGGTGCCGATGCGGATCATGAAGCGATGACAGGAGAAGACGTATGGAAACGATTAATGCAAGGGTATACCGTATCGTTGCGATATTCCTCGATTCGCCCTGATTTACCAAAGTTATTAGAAGAAATGAAGCAATATCCGATTGAAGACTATAGCTCCATCATGTTTACGACCGATGGCTCTACTCCGATTTTTTACGAGCAAGGCTTGCTGGACAAAATGATTGCTATTGCCATTGAACATGGAGTAGATCCAATGGATGCGTATTTAATGGCTTCATATAATGTGGCCCGCTATTACGGAATCGATCATTGGTACGGAATGATTGCTACTGGGCGAATTGCTCATATTAATTTTCTAGAGAGTGAAGAGTTGCCAACACCTGTGCATGTATTAGCAAAAGGGCACTGGGTGAAACGAAACGGAGCCCCATGTGGCGAATGGCCAGATTTAGAGTGGCAGAACATCGGCTTGAAAGAGCTCTCGCTTGATTGGGAACTATCCTATGACGACCTACATTTTTCGATGCCGTTTGGAATTGAAATGGTCAATTCCGTCATCACCAAACCGTACTCGATTTCGCTAGATGCCACAGGTGATGAATTATCGATGGAGCATGACGAAAGCTTTTTAATGCTAGTTGACAGACATGGAAAATGGCATGTCAATACGCTTGTGAAAGGATTTGCCACTTCAGTGAGTGGATTTGTATCTTCGTATTCAAATTCAGGTGACCTGATTATTCTGGGAAAGCGAAAAGAAGATATTCTTCTTGCGTTTAACCGAATGAAAGAAATGGGAGGGGGCATCGTTTTAGCAGAGCACGGAAAGATTGTTCATGAAATTTCGCTTCCGCTTGGTGGGGTCATGTCCGATCAAAGGATGGAAGAGGTTATTCAACAGACAAAACAACTTGTGAAGCTTTTGAAAGAACGAGGCTATCAACATGAAGATCCTATTTATAACTTGTTGTTCTTTTCTTCCACGCATTTGCCGTATATCCGAGTGACACCAATGGGCATGTATGACGTAATGAAAAAGACAGTTCTCTTTCCTTCTATAATGCGTTAA
- a CDS encoding DUF2892 domain-containing protein — translation MKVKQNIGILNALCRITAGLTILSWATAKMVKRPWRDGYHLLIAMLGAMKVGEGILKYCPLTALYETYQPASNTKKEHNEEAVPEAPFNPS, via the coding sequence ATGAAAGTAAAGCAGAATATTGGAATATTAAACGCTCTATGTCGTATAACGGCTGGACTTACCATTTTATCATGGGCCACCGCGAAAATGGTGAAGCGACCATGGCGAGACGGGTATCATCTTTTAATCGCGATGTTAGGTGCCATGAAGGTTGGAGAAGGTATATTAAAATATTGTCCACTAACTGCACTATATGAAACCTATCAGCCAGCATCGAATACGAAAAAAGAACACAACGAAGAAGCTGTGCCTGAAGCACCATTTAATCCTTCGTAA
- the purN gene encoding phosphoribosylglycinamide formyltransferase, with translation MKKIAIFASGSGSNFQAIVDAVKEGTLQADVRLLVCDQPAAYVIERAQREGIETFVFSPKQYESKAAFESEILERLRQEQVEFLVLAGYMRLIGPTLLQAYPEQIVNIHPSLLPAFPGKDAIGQALEAGVKVSGVTIHYVDEGMDTGPIIAQRAINIDKGETRETLAKKIHAIEHELYPQVLQQLFSR, from the coding sequence ATGAAAAAAATCGCCATCTTTGCATCGGGAAGTGGAAGTAACTTTCAAGCGATTGTCGATGCAGTGAAAGAAGGAACATTGCAAGCGGATGTAAGATTATTAGTTTGTGATCAACCAGCAGCGTATGTGATAGAACGGGCACAGCGAGAAGGAATTGAGACATTTGTTTTTTCGCCTAAACAATACGAAAGTAAGGCGGCATTTGAATCCGAAATTTTGGAGCGATTACGTCAGGAGCAAGTCGAATTTCTCGTACTCGCCGGATATATGCGCTTAATTGGACCGACTCTTTTACAGGCGTATCCAGAGCAGATTGTGAATATTCACCCATCCTTGTTACCGGCGTTTCCTGGTAAAGATGCGATCGGTCAAGCGCTTGAAGCGGGCGTAAAGGTCAGCGGCGTGACCATTCATTACGTCGATGAAGGGATGGACACGGGGCCGATCATTGCCCAACGTGCGATCAACATTGACAAAGGGGAAACACGGGAGACATTAGCCAAGAAAATTCACGCCATTGAACATGAGTTGTATCCGCAAGTGTTACAACAACTATTTTCAAGGTGA
- the purH gene encoding bifunctional phosphoribosylaminoimidazolecarboxamide formyltransferase/IMP cyclohydrolase, whose translation MKRALISVSDKTGVIDFAKQLVRLGFEIISTGGTKKMLEENGVPVIGVQEVTGFPEILEGRVKTLHPAIHGGLLAKLDNETHLEQLEQQNITPIELVCVNLYPFQQTIAKPDVTEAEAIENIDIGGPTMLRAAAKNHAHVTVVVDANDYQQVIQELDEHGSVSLSTRKALAAKVFRHTAAYDAMIAQYMTELVGEENPESLTFTYELKQTLRYGENPHQKAAFYKKPLGSSFSIARAKQLHGKELSYNNIHDADAALQIVKEFKEPAAVAVKHMNPCGVGIGENSFEAFVRAYEADPVSIFGGIVAFNREVDRQTAEKLHEIFLEIIIAPYFTEDALTILTSKKNLRLLTVDFDLKAKKEPMLTSIEGGLLVQDMDAYTLEDANIHIPTKREPTEEEWEALKLGWKVVKHVKSNAIVVANSERTLGVGAGQMNRVGAARIALEQAGELAKGAILASDAFFPMDDTVEAAAKAGITAIIQPGGSIRDEDSIKKADEYGIAMVFTGVRHFKH comes from the coding sequence ATGAAACGAGCGTTAATTAGTGTGTCAGACAAAACGGGTGTCATCGATTTCGCTAAGCAACTCGTTCGTCTTGGGTTTGAAATTATTTCGACAGGTGGAACGAAAAAGATGTTAGAAGAAAACGGAGTCCCGGTGATCGGTGTTCAAGAGGTGACGGGATTCCCTGAAATTTTAGAAGGACGGGTCAAAACGTTACATCCAGCCATTCACGGAGGATTGCTAGCGAAACTCGATAATGAAACGCACCTTGAACAATTAGAACAACAAAATATTACACCGATTGAGTTAGTGTGCGTGAACCTTTATCCGTTTCAACAAACGATTGCGAAACCAGATGTAACCGAAGCAGAAGCAATTGAAAATATCGATATTGGCGGCCCAACGATGCTTAGGGCAGCGGCGAAAAACCATGCCCATGTAACGGTTGTCGTAGACGCTAACGATTATCAACAAGTCATTCAAGAACTTGATGAGCATGGTTCGGTGTCGTTATCTACTCGTAAAGCCCTTGCTGCGAAAGTATTCCGTCACACCGCTGCCTACGATGCGATGATTGCTCAATATATGACCGAGCTAGTCGGAGAAGAAAATCCAGAATCGCTAACGTTTACGTATGAATTAAAGCAAACGCTACGCTACGGAGAAAATCCGCATCAAAAAGCAGCGTTTTATAAAAAACCTCTAGGCTCTTCTTTTTCCATTGCTCGTGCCAAACAGCTTCACGGAAAAGAATTATCCTACAATAACATTCATGACGCAGATGCCGCGCTACAAATTGTTAAAGAATTTAAAGAACCAGCAGCCGTCGCGGTGAAGCATATGAATCCATGCGGCGTAGGCATTGGTGAAAATAGCTTTGAAGCGTTTGTTCGTGCGTATGAAGCGGATCCGGTGTCCATCTTTGGTGGAATCGTTGCCTTTAACCGTGAAGTGGATCGCCAAACCGCTGAAAAACTACATGAAATCTTTTTGGAAATTATTATTGCACCATACTTTACCGAAGATGCACTTACCATTCTTACATCAAAGAAAAACTTACGCCTACTAACGGTGGACTTTGATTTGAAAGCAAAAAAAGAGCCGATGCTCACTTCCATTGAAGGGGGCTTATTAGTGCAAGATATGGATGCCTATACGTTAGAAGATGCCAACATTCACATTCCGACGAAACGTGAGCCGACCGAAGAAGAGTGGGAAGCGCTAAAGCTTGGCTGGAAAGTTGTCAAACATGTGAAATCGAATGCGATTGTGGTGGCGAATAGCGAGCGGACGCTTGGAGTGGGAGCAGGACAAATGAATCGGGTAGGAGCGGCCCGCATTGCCCTTGAACAAGCAGGCGAACTGGCGAAAGGAGCCATTTTAGCTTCGGACGCATTTTTCCCAATGGACGATACGGTCGAAGCAGCAGCGAAAGCAGGTATTACGGCAATTATCCAACCTGGTGGTTCCATCCGCGACGAAGACTCTATTAAAAAGGCGGATGAGTATGGCATTGCAATGGTCTTTACCGGGGTGCGCCACTTTAAACACTAA
- a CDS encoding heptaprenylglyceryl phosphate synthase, producing MYDIREWKHVFKLDPNKSISDEALEKVCESGTDAIVVGGSDGVTLENVLDLMARIRRYTVPCVLEVSNIESITPGFDFYFIPTVLNTDRSEWFKGLHHAAIKEYGELMNWDEIVVEGYCILNEQCKAAQLTGANTELTKEDVLGYAMMAEKMFRMPIFYLEYSGSYGDVELVKEVKQTLTETTLFYGGGIKGPEQAEEMAQYADVVVVGNVVYEDLDQALATVKAVKSMD from the coding sequence ATGTACGATATTCGCGAGTGGAAGCATGTTTTTAAACTCGATCCAAATAAATCCATTTCAGATGAAGCTTTAGAAAAAGTGTGCGAGTCAGGAACCGACGCGATAGTAGTTGGCGGTTCAGATGGTGTAACGTTAGAGAACGTGCTTGATTTAATGGCTCGGATTCGTCGCTATACGGTACCTTGTGTGTTAGAAGTATCCAATATCGAATCCATTACCCCAGGGTTTGATTTTTATTTTATCCCAACGGTTTTAAACACGGATCGTTCCGAATGGTTTAAAGGGCTGCACCATGCGGCTATCAAAGAGTACGGAGAATTAATGAACTGGGATGAAATTGTTGTAGAAGGTTATTGTATTTTAAATGAACAATGTAAAGCAGCCCAATTAACAGGCGCAAACACGGAACTCACTAAGGAAGATGTCCTTGGCTACGCGATGATGGCGGAAAAAATGTTCCGGATGCCGATATTTTATTTAGAATATAGCGGCTCTTACGGTGATGTCGAGCTTGTAAAAGAAGTGAAACAAACGTTGACTGAAACTACCTTATTTTACGGTGGCGGCATAAAAGGACCGGAACAAGCTGAAGAAATGGCCCAATATGCGGATGTCGTTGTCGTTGGAAACGTGGTGTACGAAGATTTAGACCAAGCGTTAGCAACGGTCAAAGCCGTAAAATCAATGGATTAA